The genomic stretch CCAGGTAAATGCATGCTTGTGGCATCCAATATTTTGCATGAGACTTAAGACAACTCTTAACAGattgtttagtttcatttaacTTCCAATGGGATTCCCCACAATGTGGAACCATTCATTTGTGAACCCATGCCATCTCACTAAAGGGAGTTCTTTTCTCTGTCCACCTGTCTCCTGCTCACTTCACATTCACGGTTgtagcttctgttttttttttatttattgtcaagCAGAGGGGGGAAGCATCTTTTCCTCATGCTGAATCAAAGACTTAACTGTTGATAGGTAAAATGAAAGGCACTGATGCTCTCTTTGCCCAGATATAATGGGTACTATAAACTGTAACATTatcttcaacttttttttcttcttttctttgagTCCAACCTACACTGTCATGGTCCAAACCGCTGGTTATTCTTGGAACACCATTAACTGCTGAGGCAAAACGGGTATAATTTTTCTATGACAACAGTGAACCAAATAGGAGTTAGCACTGATCATGGGCGTTTGTGTATAGATTTGTAGTCAAGCAGAAGAGCTGAATAAATGCGAAACCTCTCGGGATGagctaaaaataaacataatcctgaagacacacacagtacttcATTGCAATTCACATCATGCTCTTGtttctacttaaaaaaaaaaaagattctttgGAGTACAATGACTTGACAGTACAAATTATTTCCTCACTTGTATTTATTGAATGCAGTATTAAATATTACCACTTTGGCCACATTGTTAGAAGGATGTATATATTGGTTTTTCTTATATAATTATCATTCTGACCTTGTactgagagctgagaggacagccttctgtgcagttttttttttttcctttttctttttccggTCATAATCCAAGACAGCCAAGTTAGCAGACTGTCAACTGAGTGCATCAGAGGTTCTCAGATTTCTGTAGTCCCTTTTAGTCCAGGTTGTATATGGAGCCAGTAACCGCGCTCACTCACATTTAGCATAGcaacatcttcagtaggaactcCTAGCAGTTGGTTAATGCAGTCTTGTTACAGAATAGTCAGGGTACAACAGAGTCTTCAATGAGCCATATTTGATGTGGTGTTCAGTGACAACAAAGTTAACAGAAGACTGGCATCCCCACTTTTGGAATCACAATCTATTCATTGTATATTACCATCTAGTTTGAGGTCTGGATTTTTGCCTATCACAGAGAATTTACTCACAGTATCCATATCCTTTGTCACCATAtgcaaacattttgtcattttctttcttgctgGCCTTTGAGTTTGATTATTTGTTGTAGAAatgaaaaacctgaaaaataaTGCCTATTCAATCCAGAAACTGTGAATGGGAGAGTGGAGATGTCAACTGTATGTACATTATATGTTTTGATGTAATCAGAAGCACTGGGAATATGTTGTACTTCgctgtaaaaataaatccaTATCTGATATAGCTGTActtttgttgaaaataaaacctcTACAGAACTATGTGTCGAGGCGTCAAAGTGTGAGTGGGAGCATTGTGCTGGGTTTCCTGttgtgtgacatcatctccTGTTCTCAAAAGCTGAAATATGAACTCCTGGATATGTGACAGAAGACTGGTCAAAATTTAAGTTTAAGAACATAGGATTAGATAATAACATCTTCAGGATGGTGTTGACAAGTCACAAAAAAAATTTGCAACAAACTTCTAACCACAAATTGTAACTATGCTGTGATCAATAAGTAATGAGACTTATGCAAATATATTCTCCCAGTTGGCCGTGCTGAAGTGTAGGCTGATAGCTCTGCTGCCTAATGTTTTGAAGTCCACAGATGCAAGACTGTTTTTCAGGCAAGATCTAAGACATCCTGGTGTGGTGCAGACAGtgactctgtttgtgtgtgtgtgtgtgtgtgtgtttttccagttGTGACTGTATGTATAAATAACTGATGACTGTATCTGATTGTGTGAAGATACCTGCGAAATCATTGCTAGAGGCGATGCAGGGAGACAAAAAACTGCCACTGGGAAGGCTCATATTTGGACAAGCACAATATGCAGTGTTACTGTGGTCTCTAGTGGTCAACCAAGGCGTTACACCTCCCAAGGACATGACAGATTTCCCAAGATGGAGCACTTTCTTTGCTCTAAGCTTTGTACTGCTAAAACTatttattcaaattaatttattaaaaacaactaCAACTATTCACAAACTCCAATCTTCatgtgaaaaagtaaaaacaacttTACAGCAGTAGACAGCTCAGTGACCTCTAAAGGATACAGTCCAAATTTTTACTTGGTGTACAATGAGATCAGCTGAGCATCCTTCATCTTGTCCCACTAGTTGGAAAACCCAACAAAAGTACGCTTTAAGTCAGTGAGGTAAACAATATCACCTGGCCTTTTCTCCTGATGCTAACTTGAGCATCATATGAGTTCAGAGGTGTCGTGCTTCAGGTAGTTCCTCAGGATCAGAGGAATGTCCAAACTGTCAATGGCAGACTCCTTCTTTGCAAAGGGGAGGTATCTTCGAATTGCTAGCCGAGTCTGCGACATCAGCGTTTTGGGACAAACTGTTGtagaaaaagacacacaaagttagATCAGCAGTTGCATTTTGAGATGTAACATGCTAAAAAATATTCAGAATCTAATATAATTtgtgtctcacctctctctttGAGCAGCAGAACCAGAGCCTCATTCTGCTTTGTAGTCTTGTCAATGATCAGTGTAGGGAGATACACATCTGCCCCAAAGTCTATGAGTAGCTGGATGTACTCCACCCCACATCCATAACGGAGACACACCTCCAGGACTGTCTTTGGCTGCTTTATCCTGGCCAGCATCTTGTCATCTGTGCAGTTGTAGTTGGGGTTGGCCCCGTGTAGTAGGAGCAGTTTAAAGCAGTCCAGGTGTCCATACACAGCCGAGATATAAAGAGCCCCTCTGCAGGCTGTGGCATTGGAGGCCCACTCTGGCACTTTGGGTTTGACGTCCACCTCAGCTCCATAACGAAGCAGCTCTCGGAGCACGTCTACGTCGCCCTCCCGGGCAGCAGTCAGCACCGGCGAGCAGTTGTTGTACTGGCTGC from Thunnus thynnus chromosome 9, fThuThy2.1, whole genome shotgun sequence encodes the following:
- the LOC137189091 gene encoding ankyrin repeat and SOCS box protein 12-like yields the protein MVLGQAVNMSLMDISKIFSLLQPKEGDEDNEQCQALNNAVSSDNVTLLSELLSQESYRRSINARSGWGVPVTPLRTAAALGHLRCLEVLLEHGAEIDSLDVKAQTPLFTAVSGKHLDCVVALLKAGADPNGSQYNNCSPVLTAAREGDVDVLRELLRYGAEVDVKPKVPEWASNATACRGALYISAVYGHLDCFKLLLLHGANPNYNCTDDKMLARIKQPKTVLEVCLRYGCGVEYIQLLIDFGADVYLPTLIIDKTTKQNEALVLLLKERVCPKTLMSQTRLAIRRYLPFAKKESAIDSLDIPLILRNYLKHDTSELI